One region of Chaetodon auriga isolate fChaAug3 chromosome 5, fChaAug3.hap1, whole genome shotgun sequence genomic DNA includes:
- the ccdc180 gene encoding coiled-coil domain-containing protein 180 — translation MCESRAVRSGKVYRQLFEAQVQLSRSLLAGRRDTRTDCLSAEDSNTHSSTASRWLCPPSSRGQQPDADEDVDDVGGLPDTLVVDRPSSDIIKHLTEKKSKQHKDALKQMETELTEVTLVCETQVRTVSLELLSSLQEMDLRLDTLKDRMEQLEHLERVGVQEVYVLWDEVEEEMKLRKIRIMELNHKLTKSESQRIDQVRAVLRKFCHWLEKIGFLPPPDVCRLIHTEATMLNQSLLANRRSAAHLLLLLREESLQQESLLRLHWEDCLSRWRRSRVNEVIESFRTLCSSDEEQQLFSDQQTVQMMKQTQRQRCDIIDQMCSLVPPSCSTALVSDWFNQLTTVNQRIDSLHVEFIQQLRRRYEQTWQDRLAEVERCEEALSALQLSEEEVNNIVSSQLLTLIGRSQNQDEERLAALDLCCDSVARRALSLTRCVFVVMKGAALLWETHSCRLAKREEELQQHLDNLRDTQQQHIQRKKVHLDDLLAELRQQSSEDALKTSLDKTVRYLQDIKHSWSECVSEQCRLLDRLPSVSLEELLSYSSSLHSFYHLRHTCTQSPEEPQNLDPSAPNPEPSEGPEVQKREQVTDNHPVSWQNDTDPTQPSQDWLTEAESSLLELCDINSDVILTSSRGVAYIGPSFRCPAPNLPHGVQQETHLSVFPVELLIHTLSRTRMLFLDHLEQHFHDVLSSAAAMATDKKEAVRLEQELHLQHLNPHHIETHICQPRLVELQLHRRRVDAHCEEVLDMLTSCRVELQELQSSISRKNQEFTIILSSMEDNVLTADGSRRVDTVSAALQLRLDQHIRDVQRCKTVFTQTVQVRLEEVRDRTTRLLDSFRLFSEGGDFSPKEVKLFQRRLKEETKRISMTEESIFSQLEAFESSSLQQVKETSGRLQEKLSLLKSEVTFREKTQTVINSTHLHIRAEAARSNQQQSVISSRLQDLRTMLENTQVSPGQVCSVLSSVNEDLTQRCRYLDFSLERPLQDSLSAHPESSKRVRSAPPPDLLQPSRTGVDLLSDPVVAVIKSLNSVHVIQDAAEEDEGGRASTGQSPAHQQRGAECVGMLSVRRGCRSIRTDTRFQVFGPEPEPGPEPEQSTRSFSSTLSSVLWKANNVLLLVAEDFYQSQRCASSRFLLVPDTLDQWAESTQLRLLGYQEQARVFLSQSREEVVSQLSVLEELLHVFPVVLISNHEQRQGAGLKEELGGVRRKLEETLSASEKKKRANVRQLRASLREDERLTLNSREELRQQQLHSAVCCAHLELQERLRVKGEEFVTSLACLTESLLSQLDDILTPEETEAALSHWPFEDSTVSVETGAETGQKPCPVSSVRTWSGIPYLSLSTDPPSSVTMAITASITTTRCTMGHLAVIEQRDAAVKRFEQLFRSEWSHSDDDKQRRLRELQSWNTHWRQQIHTLTHTVTHTLQTADTHSDTHCHTHTADSRYTL, via the exons gtTCAGCTGTCCAGATCTCTGCTGGCTGGACGGAGGGACACAAGgacagactgtctgtctgcggaggacagcaacacacacagcagtacaGCCAGCAG gtggTTGTGTCCTccgtccagcagggggcagcagccGGATGCTGATGAAGACGTTGACGATGTCGGCGGACTTCCTGACACTCTGG TGGTCGACCGTCCGAGCTCTGACATCATCAAACACCTGActgagaaaaaaagcaaacaacataAAGACGCTCTGAAACAGATGGAGACGGAGCTGACAGAGGTCACTCTG gtgtgtgagACTCAGGTGAGAACTGTCAGTCTGGAGCTGCTGTCCTCCTTGCAGGAGATGGACCTCAGATTGGACACCCTGAAGGACAGAATGGAACAGCTGGAACACCTGGAGCGTGTCGGTGTGCAG gaggtgTATGTTCTCTGGgacgaggtggaggaggagatgaagctgAGGAAGATTAGAATCATGGAGCTGAATCACAAACTGACCAAATCTGAGAGTCAACGAATCGATCAG GTCAGAGCTGTGCTCAGGAAGTTCTGCCACTGGCTGGAGAAGATCGGCTTCCTGCCTCCACCTGACGTCTGCAGACTGATCCACACCGAAGCCACG atGCTGAATCAGTCTCTTCTGGCCAATCGTCGCAGTGCagctcatctgctgctgctcctacGGGAGGAGAGCCTGCAGCAGGAGTCGCTCCTCCGTCTGCACTGGGAGGACTGTCTGAGccgctggaggaggagcagagtcAATGAGGTCATAGAAAGCTTCAG gactctctgcagcagtgatgaggagcagcagctgttctcAGATCAGCAGACGGTTCAGATGATGAAACAAACTCAGAGACAACGCTGTGACATCATCGACCAGATGtg ctctCTGGTCCCGCCCTCCTGCTCCACTGCTCTGGTGTCTGATTGGTTCAACCAGCTGACAACCGTCAATCAGCGAATCG acagtcTTCATGTGGAGTTCATCCAGCAGCTGCGCCGTCGTTACGAACAGACGTGGCAGGATCGACTGGCTGAGGTGGAGCGCTGCGAG GAGGcgctctcagctctgcagctgtcagaggaggaggtgaacaaCATCGTCAGCTCTCAGCTCCTGACTCTGATTGGACGAAGCCAAAATCAGGATGAAGAGCGATTGGCTGCTTTAGAT ctgtgttgtGACTCTGTGGCACGTCGTGCTCTCAGCCTcaccaggtgtgtgtttgttgtgatgAAAGGAGCAGCGTTGCTATGGgagacacacagctgcaggttagcgaagagagaagaagagctaCAGCAACACCTGGACAacctcagagacacacagcagcaacacataCAG AGGAAGAAGGTGCATCTGGACGACCTTCTGGCTGAACTCCGTCAGCAGAGCAGTGAGGACGCTCTGAAAACATCTCTGGACAAAACTGTCCGCTATCTGCAGGACATCAAACACAG ctggagtgagtgtgtgtctgaacagtGTCGGCTGTTGGATCGtctcccatctgtctctctggagGAACTCCTGTcctacagcagcagcctccactCCTTCTACCACCtcagacacacctgcacacag AGTCCAGAAGAACCGCAGAACCTCGACCCATCGGCCCCCAACCCGGAACCCAGTGAGGGCCCTGAAGTCCAGAAACGGGAGCAGGTGACGGACAATCATCCAGTCAGCTGGCAGAATGACACTGACCCCACCCAGCCCTCTCAGGATTGGTTGACTGAG GCGGAGTCCTCTTTGCTTGAGCTGTGTGACATCAACAGTGATGTCATACTTACATCATCCAGGGGGGTTGCCTATATTGGCCCGTCCTTCAGATGCCCCGCCCCCAACCTCCCACATGGCgtgcagcaggaaacacacctgagtgtgtttcctgtggagctgctcatacacacactcagcag GACGAGGATGCTGTTCTTGGACCACCTGGAGCAGCATTTCCATGACGTCCTCAGCTCGgctgctgccatggcaacagacAAGAAGGAGGCGGTGCGTTTGGAGCAggagctccacctgcagcacctGAACCCCCATCACATCGAGACCCACATATGCCAGCCCCGCCTGg TGGAGTTGCAGCTCCACAGACGGCGTGTGGATGCTCACTGTGAGGAGGTGCTGGACATGTTGACCTCCTGCagggtggagctgcaggagctgcagagctccATCAGCAGGAAGAACCAGGAGTTCACCATCATTCTGTCCAGCATGGAGGACAACGTCCTGACAGCGGACGGCAGCCGACG TGTGGACACTGTGAGCGCAGCCCTGCAGCTCCGGCTGGATCAACACATCAGAGACGTCCAGCGATGTAAGACCGTcttcacacagacagttcaGGTCAGACTGGAGGAGGTCAGAGACAGGACAACACGACTCCTGGACTCCTTCAG gctctTCAGTGAAGGAGGTGATTTTAGTCCTAAGGAGGTGAAGTTGTttcagaggaggctgaaggaggaaacCAAACGGATCAGTATGACAGAAGAGTCCATCTTCAGTCAGCTGGAGGCGTTTGAGTCCTCGAGTCTACAGCAG GTGAAGGAGACGTCTGGGCGTCTCCAGGAGAAACTGTCCCTCCTGAAGTCTGAGGTGACATTCAGAGAGAAGACACAGACCGTGATCAacagcacacacctgcacatcaGGGCTGag GCAGCCCGCAGTAACCAGCAGCAGTCCGTCATCAGCAGTCGGCTCCAGGATCTGAGGACAATGTTGGAgaacacacag gtgtctcCAGGTCAGGTGTGCTCTGTCCTGTCCTCGGTCAATGAAGACCTCACGCAGCGCTGTCGGTACCTCGACTTCTCATTG gagcgccccctgcaggacaGCCTCTCAGCTCATCCTGAATCCAGCAAGCGGGTCCGCTCAGCCCCACCTCCTGACCTCCTGCAGCCCAGCAGGACAGGTGTGGACCTCCTCAGCGACCCTGTCGTGGCCGTCATCAAGTCCCTGAACAG CGTCCATGTGATCCAGGATGCTGCcgaggaggatgagggaggaagagcgTCCACTG gtcagAGTCCTGCCCACCAACAGAGAGGTGCCGAGTGTGTTGGCATGctgag tgtgaggaGGGGCTGCAGGTCCATCAGGACTGACACAAGGTTCCAAGTTTTTGggccagaaccagaaccaggacCTGAACCTGAACAGAGCACACG ctccttcagctccacCCTGAGCTCAGTGCTGTGGAAAGCCAACAACGTCCTCCTGCTGGTCGCCGAG gactTTTACCAGAGTCAGCGCTGTGCTTCCAGCAGGTTCCTCCTGGTTCCAGACACTTTGGACCAATGGGCTGAGagcacacagctgaggctgctgggatACCAGGAACAGGCCAGAGTGTTCCTGAGCCAGAGCAGAGAgg AGGTGGTGAGCCAGCTGtctgtgctggaggagctgctgcatgtgttcCCTGTAGTTTTGATCAGTAACCATGAGCAACGGCAGGGGGCGgggctgaaagaggagctggGCGGAGTCAGACggaagctggaggagacgcTGTCAGCCAGCGAGAAGAAGAAG cgtGCAAACGTCCGTCAGCTGCGAGCGTCCCTCAGAGAGGACGAGCGTCTCACTctgaacagcagagaggagctcagacagcagcagctgcacagcgCCGTCTGCTGCGCACACCTGGAACTACAG GAGCGTCTGCGAGTCAAAGGGGAGGAGTTTGTGACATCACTGGCCTGTTTGACAGAGAGTCTGCTGTCCCAGCTGGATGACATACTCACACCTGAAG AAACCGAGGCAGCGCTGTCACACTGGCCCTTTGAGGACAGCACCGTTTCTGTGGAGACAGGAGCTGAGACAGGACAGAAACCTTGTCCAGTCAGCAG tgtcaggaCCTGGTCTGGTATCCCGTACCTCTCGCTCTCTACTGACCCACCATCCAGTGTTACCATGGCAATAACTGCATCCATCACCACGACCAGGTGCACCATGGGACATTTGGCTGTTATAGAGCagagagatgctgctgtgaAG aggtttGAGCAGCTGTTCAGGTCAGAGTGGTCGCATTCAGACGACGACAAACAAAGACGACTGAGAGAGCTTCAGAGCTGGAacacacactggagacagcagatacacactctgacacacactgtcacacacacactgcagacagcagatacacactctgacacacactgtcacacacacactgcagacagcagatacacactctga